The sequence TCTTTGCTGTTTCCTGCCCCCAATTTTGGCTTCTGCCTCCATTTGCCAACCAGTGTCCAGAGAGGCATGGAGTTTACTcaggtttctccccccacttTCTTTCCACAGGTCACTGACTCTTCTGGACACACTCTGTACTCCAAAGACGATGCCAAGAAGGGAAAATTTGCCTTCACCACTGACAACTATGAAATCTATGAAATCTGCTTTGAGAGCCACGGGCAGCCAGGTAGGGGCCTTCCAGGTgctctgaaccccccccccccccccgtgatccTCTGATCACCTGCCCCTCCATGGCCAGGTCTTCCCCTGACCCTGCAAGAAACATGCTTTGGTGCCAGCTTGCAACCTTGGCTCCGAATCCCAAATGTCAGTGGGCTGGTTGGAGAGGAGGCTGCTCTGTACATGCTTAGAAGCCCACATTCTCTTTGGTTTAAGACATATTCTGGATCTGAAAAGGGGCTTCTCCCAGTTGGTACCCAATTCACCATCTGTTTGCCATCCCCCGGTACTGCCCGTGGAAATCAAAAGTTGGTTTTAATTCTTAGGGGTGGAAATGTCAGATTTGAACTTCCGTGGATGCCCTGTGCCCTAATTTCATGTCTGGCTGTGGCTGCTTAGTGATAAGGGGGAAGGTCTTCTGCCTACACTCTTTGTAATTGCTGCAGAGTTCAAGAGGCTCCACTTGTCAATTACTTGTATTTTGTAACACTCTCTATACAGAGGCCTGCCTCTCTCTCTGTATTTTCCTTGTCAGAGctcattctctctttttctggTCTCCCAGGGAACTTCAGGATTCCAGACCAACTGATATCCCTCGATATCAAGCATGGCGTGGAGGCACGGAATTATGACGATGTAAGCAAGGCATCTCGTTGACTAAGCTTAGCTCTAAATATATCTGGGAAATATATTCATAGTGCCCgtgccaggcatggggaggcagcttGTGCCAATCATTACTGCATTGGGAAACGTCTTGCAAGCTTGTGTTGCCGTAAGGTAAGGCtaaaaaaatgttctaaataaatacaataaataaattggttGGAAAGAAGAATGGAGTCATTCTCGCACAAACATTTGTAATGCTTCACCCCTGAGGCAGTTGCATCTTGGAGTGAAGAGGTTTTGTATTAAAGTGCAGCCACTCCAGAAGTGATTGTTGGTCCCCACAGAAGTAACCTGAGTTGATCCAGCCCTAGTTAGGACTTCATGTGGGTTATTTGTATTCATCTGGTCTTCAACCTACCTTGCAGATCGCTAAGGCAGAAAAACTAAAGCCCTTAGAAGTAGACCTGCGTCGTCTTGAGGACCTTTCAGAATCCATCGTTAAAGATTTTGCCTTCATGAAGCAACGTGAGGAAGAGATGCGGGACACCAATGGTGAGTGACAGGCAAACATTGTGGGTTAAGATGTTTCCCCTCTATAGGATGGGGGTGGGAGAGCAAAATAAACTGTAATAACGCTTCTCcacctctctttcttttttgcttttagactgtaagctccttggggcagagaaTTTTCCTTGTTGTTTAGGGAACTGTAAAGTTTGAGTAGCATAGTGGGGAAGGGAGTGGGGGCCAGGAAGCCTATTGTTCTCAtctctgccatgagctcatgAGATGACCTTGGGCAAGCCGCTGTTCTTTCAGCACCTCCAGCCTGCAATATGCGAATGATAACAACACTGGCCAACACTGAAGTTCTGGTGTTTGGATTACTGAGATAATTTCAATGAAATGTGAATTGCTATTGAAATGTCCCGTACATTTGTGGCCCTATGAAATAGAATGTTCTTCCTAATTTTTCACCTGAGAGTTTAATGACATGGCTTTTCTCCTGCGAACACAGTGAATGCCTGAATTCCCATTACCTTTCTGAGATCTTTGAAAGTATCAAAATCTGCCCACTTTTGATTTTCTTTGCTGTTGGCTAAACGCGCCTGATTTCTTCAGCCTCAAACAGCACTGCCCCACGCATTTTCTGCTGCAGCATGTCAGGATTTCCTGCCTTTTCTCAAAGGATGTTGGAGACATAATTTGAatgcctgctctgccatggaagcttgatgggtgactttgggccagtcgcactctctaagcctaacctacctcacaggattgttgtgaggataaaatgaaggcgagAAGAGTGATGTCAGCTGaggagggtctgtggctcagtggaagagcctctggttTTGCATTCAGAAgcctcaggttcaatctctggcatttccagttaaaaggaccaggcaggtggtgtgaaagatccctgtttgagaccctggagagctgctgctagcctgAGTaagcaatactgatcttgatggaccaaagggcTGACAGCCATGTGTGTGTCTCatgtgtgctttgggttcccattggggaagaAAGGCGGAGCATAAATGAATACATTCTCAAATCACAGTAAAAACGGATTTTTGGACCAAACCCCTGGTTACAATGAAGCCCTGTTAAATTTGTCTTCCTGGATAGAATTTAATTCAGCTCTCCAATTTCTTGGGTAATTTccaaacagaagagaggaggcaAACTGTAGTGCATTTATCCATTCAATCGGCACCTCATCTCTCCCATAAGGAATGCAGAGGCTGTACATAGAGTTACGCATGGCTTTTTTCACCTCCCAAGAACCCCGGCTGAGGGAATGAATGGTGACTTCCCCAAAATGACCCGTTGATTATTATGGCAGAGTGGGAGAAGAGCCCTGTGGGATCAGATCCTTGGGGGCAGggcccatctagtccatccctgtttcccacagtggccagttAGATGCTTCCAAGAATCCCAGATGATGAcagccctcccctccctcttttctaAGGTTCTAGTTCCGTACCAAGGCTAACAGAGCTGGCCCCCCATCACTTTGCCTCTCGGGTCCAAGTCTGACACTACCCTACACTGGCACTTAACTCCTGTGCCAAGGGCTGAACTCTGGGAGAGGTGACGTAATAACAGGGTACCTCTGAGCATCTAGGAATCTGTGACAGTGGTTTCTGGGCAGGAGATGTGGCTTCTAGGCCCTGACGCTGTGTTGCTCTTTCTCCTTTGCAGAGTCCACCAGCGCCCGTGTCTTCTGCTTCAGCATCTTCTCCATGTTTTGTCTTGTGGGCCTGGCCACTTGGCAGGTCTTTTATCTCCGGCGTTTCTTCAAAGCCAAGAAACTCATAGAGTGAATGAGCttcagcctgggggggggggtggagcaaaGAGCAGCTGGCCCACCCTCCCCACCTGGTTTCTTCCTGGTCTGTGATCTGCAAGTCATCAGAGTTCTTCCCCTGCCAATCTTGCTGAGCTCCTGAGCTGATTGGATGTTTTTCTCCAGGGTTTGTCTCAGCTAGGACTCTTGATGGGAGCCCTTGGACGGAATCTCTGCCAGCCTGGATGGGACTTTGGTCATCAGAAAGGCATAGATTCTGGATGCCAGACTTGAATATGATTTGCTCCTCTTTTCTGGTGTGGAATGTGCCGTTCTTTCCCCCCACAGTGGTGAGGGATCTAATTCGTTTTTAATTTAAGTCCCAATTGCTGAATGCACTAAGAAAATTTTGGAAATAATAAAATTTGGTTTTTAAATATCACTGCTATTTTGCGGGGACGAGGGAAAATGCAGGCAGCTgggtctccctctccctccactgGGACAGGATCATAGTGctctatggctgcaatcctaagcacgcaTAATAGGGAGTAAtttccattgaactcaatgggtcTTGCTTTTGAGTATGTATGCTTTTGAGTATGTACGCGGATCTGGAGGCCCCAggatcaaatcctcactctgccatagaagcttgctgggtgactttgggccactcgCTCTcactgtctaacctacctcacagggttgttgtgaggataaatggaggaagggaaaatggtgtatgctgtcctgagctccttggaggcagGGT is a genomic window of Eublepharis macularius isolate TG4126 chromosome 1, MPM_Emac_v1.0, whole genome shotgun sequence containing:
- the LOC129336949 gene encoding transmembrane emp24 domain-containing protein 10-like, with amino-acid sequence MRVLGLLGPLALALALAGGCHGLSFHLPPQTRKCLKEELHRDVMVTGEYEVSEAAAPGLRTDLRVTDSSGHTLYSKDDAKKGKFAFTTDNYEIYEICFESHGQPGNFRIPDQLISLDIKHGVEARNYDDIAKAEKLKPLEVDLRRLEDLSESIVKDFAFMKQREEEMRDTNESTSARVFCFSIFSMFCLVGLATWQVFYLRRFFKAKKLIE